In the genome of Mugil cephalus isolate CIBA_MC_2020 chromosome 21, CIBA_Mcephalus_1.1, whole genome shotgun sequence, one region contains:
- the si:dkey-261l7.2 gene encoding uncharacterized protein si:dkey-261l7.2, with translation MPQQLSPAAVLQVALLLSAVPAQYIISKWSGSTAAQRFHATTRLLRVWNEWRMSYLNVTAWTDWTSQQMSKVKSLVGLGQDGQETQGSPPVEMMLFDNDQGYFGASKTVRSPRPPYVFLRVGEVVLERKGHMVGVVVSWDPELRAPQEWINKVYSNSEEPKAENTPHYKVLFSGPGPSSLLVAYLPQTQLERITGMRPDIPTLENYFTHFDGNRFVMQPWLRQLFPEDEDEDAGV, from the exons ATGCCCCAGCAGCTCAGCCCCGCCGCGGTGCTGCAGGTCGCGCTGCTGCTCTCCGCTGTGCCTGCGCAGTACATCATCTCCAAGTGGAGCGGCTCCACGGCGGCGCAGCGCTTCCATGCCACCACACG ACTGCTTCGAGTCTGGAACGAGTGGAGAATGTCATACCTCAATGTCACTGCGTGGACGGACTGGACAAGCCAGCAGATGTCTAAAGTCAA GTCTCTGGTTGGTTTGGGACAGGACGGTCAAGAGACACAAGGGTCCCCTCCTGTAGAGATGATGCTTTTTGACAATGACCAGGGATACTTTGGAG CCTCAAAGACAGTGCGCAGCCCTCGCCCCCCTTATGTGTTTCTGCGGGTCGGAGAGGTGGTGCTGGAGAGGAAGGGTCACATGGTCGGAGTGGTGGTGAGCTGGGACCCCGAGCTGCGAGCTCCACAAGAATGGATCAACAAAGTTTATTCCAACTCTGAG GAACCCAAAGCTGAAAACACGCCTCACTACAAGGTGCTGTTCAGCGGACCCGGGCCCTCCTCTCTGTTAGTCGCGTACTTACCTCAGACACAACTGGAGCGTATCACTGGGATGAGG CCGGACATCCCCACCCTGGAGAATTACTTCACACACTTTGATGGGAACCGGTTCGTCATGCAGCCCTGGCTCAGACAGCTCTTCccggaggatgaggatgaagacgCTGGAGTCTGA